A region from the Takifugu rubripes chromosome 22, fTakRub1.2, whole genome shotgun sequence genome encodes:
- the LOC115248012 gene encoding 5-beta-cholestane-3-alpha,7-alpha-diol 12-alpha-hydroxylase-like has protein sequence MSVISMMASVLLILLTFLVALLGGLYLLGVFRQRRPGEPPLDKGLIPWLGHVLEFRRNTWRFLERMEKKHGDVFTVQLAGFYITFIQDPMSFGAFVKESREKLDFRKFASHLVRRVFGYSSIQNDHEILNASSNRHLKGDGLEVMTQAMMVNLQNLMLHNVDSSSDQVTWREEKLFAYCYNIVFRAGYLSLYGNETFDSKISQEKAKEKDRAESEALYHEFRKYDQLFPRLAYGVLPPKKQREATKLLEYFWNVLSVQKLKGRDNISRWIWDVQEGKDNAGVKEDMITRYMFVLLWASQGNTGPSSFWLLLFLMKHPEAMRSVKEEIDKVVRESGQEVKPGGPLVNLSREMLMKTPILDSAVEETLRITAAPLLTRAVLQDMTLKMADGRQYFIRQGDRVALFPYSAVQMDPEIHPDPHSFKYDRFLNPDGSKKTDFYKAGNKVKYYTMPWGSGISMCPGRFFATNELKQFAFLMLLYFEFELINPDEEIPEIDYSRYGFGTMQPDRDLQFRYRRRY, from the coding sequence ATGTCAGTCATATCTATGATGGCATCTGTGTTGCTGATCCTTCTGACTTTCCTTGTTGCTCTCTTAGGAGGACTTTACCTACTGGGGGTTTTTCGACAGAGGCGACCAGGAGAGCCCCCTTTGGATAAGGGACTAATACCATGGCTGGGTCATGTCTTAGAGTTCCGCCGGAACACCTGGAGATTCttggagaggatggagaaaaaACACGGTGATGTGTTCACAGTCCAGCTGGCAGGATTTTATATTACATTCATTCAGGACCCCATGTCATTTGGGGCCTTTGTTAAAGAGAGTCGAGAAAAACTGGACTTTAGGAAGTTTGCATCTCATCTGGTCCGCAGAGTGTTTGGTTACTCATCTATTCAAAATGACCATGAAATTCTCAATGCTTCCAGCAACAGACATCTGAAAGGTGATGGCTTGGAGGTGATGACACAAGCAATGATGGTCAATTTGCAGAACCTGATGCTGCATAATGTCGACTCATCTTCAGACCAAGTGACCTGGAGGGAAGAGAAACTTTTTGCTTACTGCTACAATATTGTTTTCAGAGCTGGATACTTGTCCCTCTATGGCAATGAGACCTTTGACTCAAAAATCAGCCAGGAGAAAGccaaagagaaagacagagctGAATCAGAAGCGTTGTATCACGAGTTCCGCAAATACGATCAGTTATTTCCCCGACTGGCTTATGGGGTCCTGCCACcaaagaaacagagggaggcaACAAAATTACTGGAATATTTCTGGAATGTCCTGTCTGTCCAGAAGCTGAAGGGCAGAGATAACATCAGTCGCTGGATATGGGATGTGCAGGAGGGCAAAGACAATGCAGGTGTAAAAGAGGACATGATAACCAGATACATGTTTGTGCTTCTTTGGGCCTCTCAGGGCAACACAGGACCCTCTTCTTTCtggttgctcctcttcctcatgaaACACCCTGAAGCCATGAGATcagtgaaggaggagatagacaAGGTTGTGAGAGAatctggacaggaagtcaagCCGGGTGGTCCTTTGGTCAACCTGAGTCGTGAAATGCTGATGAAGACGCCGATCCTGGACAGTGCCGTTGAAGAGACCCTCCGAATCACTGCTGCACCCCTCCTCACCAGAGCGGTGCTCCAAGACATGACCCTCAAAATGGCTGATGGCCGGCAATACTTCATTCGTCAGGGTGACAGAGTGGCTCTATTTCCGTACAGTGCTGTTCAGATGGACCCTGAGATTCACCCGGACCCTCATTCTTTCAAATACGATCGCTTTCTCAATCCAGATGGCAGCAAGAAAACTGATTTCTACAAAGCTGGGAACAAGGTGAAGTACTACACCATGCCTTGGGGATCTGGGATCTCCATGTGCCCAGGGCGCTTCTTTGCCACCAATGAGCTCAAACAGTTTGCCTTCCTCATGTTGCTCTATTTTGAGTTTGAGCTGATAAATCCCGATGAGGAGATTCCTGAAATCGACTACAGTCGATACGGATTTGGAACGATGCAGCCGGACAGAGACCTTCAGTTtcgatacagacgcagatactaA
- the LOC115248013 gene encoding 7-alpha-hydroxycholest-4-en-3-one 12-alpha-hydroxylase-like, whose product MSVISMMASVLLILLTFLVALLGGLYLLGVFRQRRPGEPPLDKGLIPWLGHVLEFRRNTWRFLERMEKKHGDVFTVQLAGFYITFIQDPMSFGAFVKESREKLDFRKFASHLVRRVFGYIATKADHEMLNASSNRHLKGDGLEVMTQAMMINLQNLMLHNVDSSSDQVTWREEKLFAYCYNIVFRAGYLSLYGNEAFDSKTSQEKAKEKDRAESEALYDEFRKYDQLFPRLAYGVLPPKKRREATKLLEYFWNVLSVQKLKGRDNISRWIWDVQEGKDNAGVKEDMITRYMFVLLWASQGNTGPSSFWLLLFLMKHPEAMRSVKEEIDKAVRESGQEVKPGGPLVKMSREMLMKTPILDSAVEETLRLTAAPLLTRAVLQDMTLKMADGRQYFIRQGDRVALFPYSAIQMDPEIHPDPRSFKYDRFLNPDGSKKTDFYKAGNKVKYYTMPWGSGASMCPGRFFATNELKQFAFLMLLYFEFELINPNEEIPEIDYSRYGFGTMQPDRDLQFRYRRRY is encoded by the coding sequence ATGTCAGTCATATCTATGATGGCATCTGTGTTGCTGATCCTTCTGACTTTCCTTGTTGCTCTCTTAGGAGGACTTTACCTACTGGGGGTTTTTCGACAGAGGCGACCAGGAGAGCCCCCTTTGGATAAGGGACTAATACCATGGCTGGGTCATGTCTTAGAGTTCCGCCGGAACACCTGGAGATTCttggagaggatggagaaaaaACACGGTGATGTGTTCACAGTCCAGCTGGCAGGATTTTATATTACATTCATTCAGGACCCCATGTCATTTGGGGCCTTTGTTAAAGAGAGTCGAGAAAAACTGGACTTTAGGAAGTTTGCATCTCATCTGGTCCGCAGAGTGTTTGGTTACATAGCTACTAAAGCTGACCATGAAATGCTCAATGCTTCCAGCAACAGACATCTGAAAGGTGATGGCTTGGAGGTGATGACACAAGCAATGATGATCAATTTGCAGAACCTGATGCTGCATAATGTCGACTCATCTTCAGACCAAGTGACCTGGAGGGAAGAGAAACTTTTTGCTTACTGCTACAATATTGTTTTCAGAGCTGGATACTTGTCCCTCTATGGCAATGAGGCCTTTGACTCAAAAACCAGCCAGGAGAAAGccaaagagaaagacagagctGAATCAGAAGCCTTGTATGACGAGTTCCGCAAATACGATCAGTTATTTCCCCGACTGGCTTATGGGGTCCTGCCACCAAAGAAACGGAGGGAGGCAACAAAATTACTGGAATATTTCTGGAATGTCCTGTCTGTCCAGAAGCTGAAGGGCAGAGATAACATCAGTCGCTGGATATGGGATGTGCAGGAGGGCAAAGACAATGCAGGTGTAAAAGAGGACATGATAACCAGATACATGTTTGTGCTTCTTTGGGCCTCTCAGGGCAACACAGGACCCTCTTCTTTCtggttgctcctcttcctcatgaaACACCCTGAAGCCATGAGATcagtgaaggaggagatagacaAGGCTGTGAGAGAatctggacaggaagtcaagCCGGGTGGTCCTTTGGTCAAAATGAGTCGTGAAATGCTGATGAAGACGCCGATCCTGGACAGTGCCGTTGAAGAGACCCTCCGACTCACTGCTGCACCCCTCCTCACCAGAGCGGTGCTCCAAGACATGACCCTCAAAATGGCTGATGGCCGGCAATACTTCATTCGTCAGGGTGACAGAGTGGCTCTCTTTCCGTACAGTGCTATTCAGATGGACCCTGAGATTCATCCTGACCCTCGTTCTTTCAAATACGATCGCTTTCTCAATCCAGATGGCAGCAAGAAAACTGATTTCTACAAAGCTGGGAACAAGGTGAAGTACTACACCATGCCTTGGGGATCTGGGGCCTCCATGTGCCCAGGGCGCTTCTTTGCCACCAATGAGCTCAAACAGTTTGCCTTCCTCATGTTGCTCTATTTTGAGTTTGAGCTGATAAATCCCAATGAGGAGATTCCTGAAATCGACTACAGTCGATACGGATTTGGAACGATGCAGCCGGACAGAGACCTTCAGTTtcgatacagacgcagatactaA
- the LOC101071841 gene encoding 5-beta-cholestane-3-alpha,7-alpha-diol 12-alpha-hydroxylase-like, with protein sequence MSVISMMASVLLILLTFLVALLGGLYLLGVFRQRRPGEPPLDKGLIPWLGHVLEFRRNTWRFLERMEKKHGDVFTVQLAGFYITFIQDPMSFGAFVKESREKLDFRKFASHLVRRVFGYSSIQNDHEILNASSNRHLKGDGLEVMTQAMMVNLQNLMLHNVDSSSDQVTWREEKLFAYCYNIVFRAGYLSLYGNETFDSKISQEKAKEKDRAESEALYHEFRKYDQLFPRLAYGVLPPKKQREATKLLEYFWNVLSVQKLKGRDNISRWIWDVQEGKDNAGVKEDMITRYMFVLLWASQGNTGPSSFWLLLFLMKHPEAMRSVKEEIDKVVRESGQEVKPGGPLVNLSREMLMKTPILDSAVEETLRLTAAPLLTRAVLQDMTLKMADGQQYFIRQGDRVALFPYSAIQMDPEIHPDPRSFKYDRFLNPDGSKKTDFYKAGNKVKYYTMPWGSGISMCPGRFFATNELKQFAFLMLLYFEFELINPDEEIPEIDYSRYGFGTMQPDRDLQFRYRRRYY encoded by the coding sequence ATGTCAGTCATATCTATGATGGCATCTGTGTTGCTGATCCTTCTGACTTTCCTTGTTGCTCTCTTAGGAGGACTTTACCTACTGGGGGTTTTTCGACAGAGGCGACCAGGAGAGCCCCCTTTGGATAAGGGACTAATACCATGGCTGGGTCATGTCTTAGAGTTCCGCCGGAACACCTGGAGATTCttggagaggatggagaaaaaACACGGTGATGTGTTCACAGTCCAGCTGGCAGGATTTTATATTACATTCATTCAGGACCCCATGTCATTTGGGGCCTTTGTTAAAGAGAGTCGAGAAAAACTGGACTTTAGGAAGTTTGCATCTCATCTGGTCCGCAGAGTGTTTGGTTACTCATCTATTCAAAATGACCATGAAATTCTCAATGCTTCCAGCAACAGACATCTGAAAGGTGATGGCTTGGAGGTGATGACACAAGCAATGATGGTCAATTTGCAGAACCTGATGCTGCATAATGTCGACTCATCTTCAGACCAAGTGACCTGGAGGGAAGAGAAACTTTTTGCTTACTGCTACAATATTGTTTTCAGAGCTGGATACTTGTCCCTCTATGGCAATGAGACCTTTGACTCAAAAATCAGCCAGGAGAAAGccaaagagaaagacagagctGAATCAGAAGCGTTGTATCACGAGTTCCGCAAATACGATCAGTTATTTCCCCGACTGGCTTATGGGGTCCTGCCACcaaagaaacagagggaggcaACAAAATTACTGGAATATTTCTGGAATGTCCTGTCTGTCCAGAAGCTGAAGGGCAGAGATAACATCAGTCGCTGGATATGGGATGTGCAGGAGGGCAAAGACAATGCAGGTGTAAAAGAGGACATGATAACCAGATACATGTTTGTGCTTCTTTGGGCCTCTCAGGGCAACACAGGACCCTCTTCTTTCtggttgctcctcttcctcatgaaACACCCTGAAGCCATGAGATcagtgaaggaggagatagacaAGGTTGTGAGAGAatctggacaggaagtcaagCCGGGTGGTCCTTTGGTCAACCTGAGTCGTGAAATGCTGATGAAGACGCCGATCCTGGACAGTGCCGTTGAAGAGACCCTCCGACTCACTGCTGCACCCCTCCTCACCAGAGCGGTGCTCCAAGACATGACCCTCAAAATGGCTGATGGCCAGCAATACTTCATTCGTCAGGGTGACAGAGTGGCCCTCTTTCCGTACAGTGCTATTCAGATGGACCCTGAGATTCATCCTGACCCTCGTTCTTTCAAATACGATCGCTTTCTCAATCCAGATGGCAGCAAGAAAACTGATTTCTACAAAGCTGGGAACAAGGTGAAGTACTACACCATGCCTTGGGGATCTGGGATCTCCATGTGCCCAGGGCGCTTCTTTGCCACCAATGAGCTCAAACAGTTTGCCTTTCTCATGTTGCTCTATTTTGAGTTTGAGCTGATAAATCCCGATGAGGAGATTCCTGAAATCGACTACAGTCGATACGGATTTGGAACGATGCAGCCGGACAGAGACCTTCAGTTtcgatacagacgcagatactaTTGA
- the higd1a gene encoding HIG1 domain family member 1A, mitochondrial, whose protein sequence is MSGIEENESKFLRKAKENPFVPVGMAGFLAIVGYRLMKMRSRGDTKMSVHLIHMRVAAQGFVVGAMTVGVLFSMYKDYFAKPKENHK, encoded by the exons ATGTCTGGCATTGAGGAAAATGAGTCCAAATTCCTTCGGAAAGCAAAGGAAAATCCATTTGTTCCAGTGG GAATGGCAGGATTCTTAGCCATTGTTGGCTACAGACTGATGAAAATGAGAAGTCGCGGAGATACCAAGATGTCAGTTCACCTGATCCACATGCGTGTGGCTGCACAAGGCTTTGTGGTTGGCGCCATGACTGTTG GTGTCTTGTTTTCAATGTACAAGGACTACTTTGCAAAACCTAAAGAAAATCACAAGTAG
- the LOC115248014 gene encoding eukaryotic translation initiation factor 3 subunit A-like → MIVEKEESLKQQLLTKEETHNKMLADVCQRWERTAQKWVQMREELEQKIQESQRLRQEEQERTKEELQRLSEAILQLELQISKKKKRKCFWRWICKRMRFWKR, encoded by the exons ATGATTGTTGAAAAAGAAGAGTCactaaagcagcagctgttgactaAAGAGGAGACCCataacaagatgctggctgatgtttgtcagcggtgggagaggacaGCTCAAAAATGGGTCCAGatgagggaagagctggagcagaagatTCAGGAGAGCCAACGGTTGaggcaagaggagcaggagaggaccaaagaggagctccagaggctctctgaagcgatcctccaacttgag CTTCAGatatcaaagaagaagaagagaaaatgctTCTGGAGATGGATCTGCAAAAGGATGAGGTTCTGGAAACGATGA
- the LOC101070868 gene encoding 7-alpha-hydroxycholest-4-en-3-one 12-alpha-hydroxylase-like, which translates to MASLLLILLTFLVALLGGLYLLGVFRQRRPGEPPLDKGLIPWLGHVLEFRRNTWRFLERMEKKHGDVFTVQLAGFYITFIQDPMSFGAFVKESREKLDFRKFASHLVRRVFGYIATKADHEMLNASSNRHLKGDGLEVMTQAMMINLQNLMLHNVDSSSDQVTWREEKLFAYCYNIVFRAGYLSLYGNEAFDSKTSQEKAKEKDRAESEALYDEFRKYDQLFPRLAYGVLPPKKRREATKLLEYFWNVLSVQKLKGRDNISRWIWDVQEGKDNAGVKEDMITRYMFVLLWASQGNTGPSSFWLLLFLMKHPEAMRSVKEEIDKAVRESGQEVKPGGPLVKMSREMLMKTPILDSAVEETLRLTAAPLLTRAVLQDMTLKMADGRQYFIRQGDRVALFPYSAIQMDPEIHPDPRSFKYDRFLNPDGSKKTDFYKAGNKVKYYTMPWGSGASMCPGRFFATNELKQFAFLMLLYFEFELINPNEEIPEIDYSRYGFGTMQPDRDLQFRYRRRY; encoded by the coding sequence ATGGCGTCTCTGTTGCTGATCCTTCTGACTTTCCTTGTTGCTCTCTTAGGAGGACTTTACCTACTGGGGGTTTTTCGACAGAGGCGACCAGGAGAGCCCCCTTTGGATAAGGGACTAATACCATGGCTGGGTCATGTCTTAGAGTTCCGCCGGAACACCTGGAGATTCttggagaggatggagaaaaaACACGGTGATGTGTTCACAGTCCAGCTGGCAGGATTTTATATTACATTCATTCAGGACCCCATGTCATTTGGGGCCTTTGTTAAAGAGAGTCGAGAAAAACTGGACTTTAGGAAGTTTGCATCTCATCTGGTCCGCAGAGTGTTTGGTTACATAGCTACTAAAGCTGACCATGAAATGCTCAATGCTTCCAGCAACAGACATCTGAAAGGTGATGGCTTGGAGGTGATGACACAAGCAATGATGATCAATTTGCAGAACCTGATGCTGCATAATGTCGACTCATCTTCAGACCAAGTGACCTGGAGGGAAGAGAAACTTTTTGCTTACTGCTACAATATTGTTTTCAGAGCTGGATACTTGTCCCTCTATGGCAATGAGGCCTTTGACTCAAAAACCAGCCAGGAGAAAGccaaagagaaagacagagctGAATCAGAAGCCTTGTATGACGAGTTCCGCAAATACGATCAGTTATTTCCCCGACTGGCTTATGGGGTCCTGCCACCAAAGAAACGGAGGGAGGCAACAAAATTACTGGAATATTTCTGGAATGTCCTGTCTGTCCAGAAGCTGAAGGGCAGAGATAACATCAGTCGCTGGATATGGGATGTGCAGGAGGGCAAAGACAATGCAGGTGTAAAAGAGGACATGATAACCAGATACATGTTTGTGCTTCTTTGGGCCTCTCAGGGCAACACAGGACCCTCTTCTTTCtggttgctcctcttcctcatgaaACACCCTGAAGCCATGAGATcagtgaaggaggagatagacaAGGCTGTGAGAGAatctggacaggaagtcaagCCGGGTGGTCCTTTGGTCAAAATGAGTCGTGAAATGCTGATGAAGACGCCGATCCTGGACAGTGCCGTTGAAGAGACCCTCCGACTCACTGCTGCACCCCTCCTCACCAGAGCGGTGCTCCAAGACATGACCCTCAAAATGGCTGATGGCCGGCAATACTTCATTCGTCAGGGTGACAGAGTGGCTCTCTTTCCGTACAGTGCTATTCAGATGGACCCTGAGATTCATCCTGACCCTCGTTCTTTCAAATACGATCGCTTTCTCAATCCAGATGGCAGCAAGAAAACTGATTTCTACAAAGCTGGGAACAAGGTGAAGTACTACACCATGCCTTGGGGATCTGGGGCCTCCATGTGCCCAGGGCGCTTCTTTGCCACCAATGAGCTCAAACAGTTTGCCTTCCTCATGTTGCTCTATTTTGAGTTTGAGCTGATAAATCCCAATGAGGAGATTCCTGAAATCGACTACAGTCGATACGGATTTGGAACGATGCAGCCGGACAGAGACCTTCAGTTtcgatacagacgcagatactaA